From the genome of Papaver somniferum cultivar HN1 chromosome 2, ASM357369v1, whole genome shotgun sequence, one region includes:
- the LOC113350268 gene encoding purple acid phosphatase 7-like encodes MAVLSNLSMATISSCLTLYSLSIIFLLTCLVSGSFGELQRFEHPIKEGGSLNFLVVGDWGRKGLYNQSHVAHQMGKIGEKLDIEFVISTGDNFYDNGLKSANDPVFEESFMNIYTAPSLQKKWYNVLGNHDYRGNVEAQLSPILQQLDSRWVCLRSYVLDADIVDFFFVDTTPFVDKYFTEPGEHTYDWSGTSPRKSYIAKHLEEVQTALKESNAKWKIVVAHHPIRTAGHHRDTEELAEQLLPILEENNVDLYINGHDHCIQHITSTKRNGRMEFITSGGGSKAWNGDVQKEKEGLEFYHDGQGFVSIELTPIMAKIVYYDVTGHVMYQFSMYKEQQLHSFT; translated from the exons ATGGCTGTTCTTAGTAACTTGTCCATGGCTACTATATCATCATGCCTTACTCTCTACTCGTTGAGCATAATTTTTCTGTTAACATGTCTAGTCTCTGGTAGCTTTGGTGAGCTTCAGAGATTTGAGCATCCAATAAAGGAAGGTGGTTCCCTTAATTTTTTGGTGGTTGGCGACTGGGGAAGAAAAGGTTTATATAACCAGTCTCATGTTGCACATCAG ATGGGGAAGATTGGAGAAAAGCTAGACATAGAATTTGTGATTTCTACTGGTGATAACTTTTACGACAACGGACTGAAGAGTGCAAATGATCCTGTATTTGAAGAATCTTTTATGAACATCTATACAGCTCCAAGCTTGCAAAAGAAGTGGTATAATG TGTTGGGAAATCATGATTATAGAGGTAACGTGGAAGCACAACTATCACCAATACTTCAACAACTTGACAGCAGATGGGTTTGCTTGAGATCATATGTACTTGACGCAG ATATTGTGGACTTTTTCTTTGTCGACACAACACCATTTGTCGACAAGTACTTCACTGAGCCTGGAGAACATACATATGACTGGAGTGGCACATCACCACGAAAGAGTTATATCGCAAAACATCTCGAG GAAGTACAAACTGCCCTCAAAGAATCAAATGCAAAGTGGAAAATCGTAGTTGCTCATCATCCAATTAGAACTGCTGGACACCATCGAGACACCGAAGAACTTGCAGAACAACTTCTTCCAATCCTCGAG GAAAACAATGTGGATCTTTACATTAATGGACATGATCATTGCATACAACACATCACTAGTACTAAAAG GAATGGGAGAATGGAATTCATAACAAGTGGAGGAGGTTCAAAAGCGTGGAATGGTGATGTTCAGAAAGAAAAAGAGGGTTTGGAATTCTATCATGATGGGCAAGGTTTTGTATCCATAGAACTCACACCAATTATGGCTAAGATTGTATACTATGATGTTACTGGACACGTAATGTACCAATTCAGTATGTACAAGGAACAACAACTCCACTCATTCACTTAA